The Neochlamydia sp. S13 genome has a segment encoding these proteins:
- the rimO gene encoding 30S ribosomal protein S12 methylthiotransferase RimO, translating into MLPMIPKDKKPLALKSCCSDTAACCATSSSSDTLLANDKIDNLALQEGTFHFDYDGNKIHFISLGCPRNLVDSEVMLGILLKAGYEVTQELSQANYLVINTCGFLEASRKESMDTVKHALQQRKKTAKLVVTGCMVQTHHEEMEKQFPGIDYLLGSGDVQGILQAVQSTQKGKLVSNGRSFLENGEIPRQLSTPKHYAYLKIAEGCRKRCAYCVIPTIKGPLKSKSKEQILKEFNYLLNEGVHEIILIAQDLGDYGKDMGSRNQAALIDLLQSMLAIDKKFWLRLLYLYPDEITDELIALIKSDARICPYLDMPIQHINNEVLKSMHRATSREDVIKTITKLRHEIPHIVIRTSLIVGFPGETADQFEELAQFIQDYPLDNIGIFKYSREPGSYSFNLPNQIEEEVKEKRYRKLMKIQQKVLKKANSKYVGKKLMVIVEGYHPETNLLMVGRFYGQCPEIDGQIIINDSRKVKAFGELYLVEITEAAGYDLIGRVL; encoded by the coding sequence ATGCTACCGATGATCCCCAAAGACAAAAAACCATTAGCCCTCAAATCCTGTTGCTCAGATACAGCGGCATGCTGTGCCACCTCTTCTTCCTCTGACACCCTCTTAGCTAATGATAAAATTGATAATCTAGCTCTTCAAGAAGGAACTTTTCATTTTGATTACGATGGAAATAAAATTCATTTTATTAGCCTTGGATGCCCTCGAAATTTGGTGGATAGTGAAGTGATGTTAGGTATTTTGTTGAAAGCAGGCTATGAAGTTACCCAGGAATTATCTCAAGCAAATTATTTGGTCATCAATACTTGCGGTTTTTTGGAAGCTTCTCGTAAAGAATCTATGGATACAGTTAAGCATGCTCTACAACAGCGCAAAAAAACTGCCAAGCTGGTGGTCACAGGTTGCATGGTACAAACTCATCACGAGGAAATGGAAAAGCAATTCCCTGGTATTGATTATCTTCTAGGATCGGGAGACGTACAAGGTATATTGCAAGCTGTTCAGTCTACACAAAAAGGTAAGCTGGTTTCCAATGGACGCAGTTTTTTGGAAAATGGGGAGATTCCTCGCCAATTATCCACTCCTAAGCACTACGCTTATCTTAAAATTGCGGAAGGCTGCCGAAAGCGTTGCGCTTATTGTGTCATCCCTACTATCAAAGGACCTCTTAAAAGTAAAAGCAAAGAGCAGATTTTAAAAGAATTTAATTATTTGCTTAACGAGGGTGTACATGAAATTATTCTTATTGCTCAAGATCTTGGAGATTATGGTAAGGATATGGGGTCGAGAAATCAAGCAGCCTTGATCGATTTATTACAATCCATGCTAGCCATAGATAAAAAGTTCTGGCTGCGTTTACTTTACCTTTACCCCGATGAAATCACTGATGAACTGATTGCCCTTATCAAGAGTGATGCTCGCATCTGCCCTTATTTAGACATGCCTATCCAGCACATTAATAACGAGGTGTTAAAATCTATGCACCGCGCCACTTCAAGAGAAGATGTTATTAAGACTATTACCAAGCTGCGCCATGAAATTCCTCATATCGTCATCCGTACAAGCTTAATTGTAGGCTTTCCGGGGGAAACGGCAGACCAATTTGAAGAGCTGGCTCAGTTTATCCAAGATTATCCTCTAGATAATATTGGGATTTTCAAATATTCCCGTGAGCCAGGATCTTACTCTTTTAATCTACCTAACCAGATAGAGGAAGAGGTAAAAGAGAAACGTTATCGTAAATTAATGAAAATCCAACAAAAAGTACTAAAAAAAGCTAATAGCAAGTATGTGGGAAAAAAATTGATGGTCATCGTAGAAGGGTATCATCCAGAAACCAATCTATTAATGGTCGGTCGCTTCTATGGTCAGTGTCCTGAAATTGATGGCCAAATAATTATCAATGACAGCCGTAAAGTTAAAGCATTCGGAGAATTATATTTAGTGGAGATCACGGAAGCTGCCGGTTATGATCTAATAGGAAGAGTACTATAG
- the lysS gene encoding lysine--tRNA ligase, with amino-acid sequence MTTPSLPAYQHHEEFKNRSRKLAELRSLGIDPYPHHYAPTHSTQAVIEQYQHANIGHSDDAMAAKTPSVRIAGRLVLFRAMGKNAFAHIQDETGRLQVMFNRDLTELSGYHPEQSEDGAEHLSAYKLIEKKIDLGDILGIEGFLFHTNKGELTIFVHKATLLCKTLLPLADKYAGLADKELRYRKRWLDLISNMEVQETFRIRSKILRFIRNYFENHKFMEVETPILQSIYGGAEARPFTTTLNALEQEMFLRISLEIPLKKLIIGGMDRVFEIGKVFRNEGIDRNHNPEFTLLEAYAAYWDYKDMMSLVENLFEKLAIELHGTTKVLATLPDSKEQITIDFKAPWPRMKMKESLSHYAQIDVEKLSENEMRSMLLESGHVDPKKLANMSKGLLIAALFAVHVEPHLIQPHHIIDHPIETTPLCKLHREATERANGMVERFESFVLGQEICNAYSELNDPELQRSLLEQQSQRREAGDEEASPLDEEFIEAICQGMPPTGGVGIGIDRLVMLMTHSHSIRDVLFFPWMKPQE; translated from the coding sequence ATGACCACCCCTTCTCTTCCAGCTTATCAACATCACGAAGAATTTAAAAATCGTTCGCGCAAGCTTGCCGAGCTAAGAAGCCTTGGAATCGATCCCTACCCCCATCATTATGCTCCCACTCACTCCACTCAAGCTGTTATTGAACAATATCAGCATGCAAATATTGGACATAGTGACGATGCGATGGCAGCTAAGACACCTTCTGTGCGTATAGCAGGAAGACTGGTACTTTTTCGTGCAATGGGGAAAAATGCCTTTGCTCATATTCAAGACGAAACTGGGCGTCTGCAAGTCATGTTTAATCGTGACCTTACTGAATTGTCCGGCTATCATCCTGAACAAAGTGAAGATGGCGCTGAACATCTTTCTGCCTATAAACTTATTGAAAAAAAAATAGATTTAGGTGATATCCTCGGCATCGAAGGATTTCTTTTCCATACAAATAAAGGTGAATTGACTATCTTTGTCCATAAAGCCACTTTACTATGTAAAACCCTTTTACCCTTAGCTGATAAGTATGCAGGGCTTGCCGACAAAGAGCTTCGCTATCGCAAACGTTGGCTGGATTTGATCAGCAACATGGAAGTGCAAGAAACCTTTCGCATACGCAGCAAAATTTTACGTTTTATTCGTAACTATTTTGAAAATCATAAATTTATGGAAGTCGAAACTCCTATATTGCAGAGTATATATGGTGGGGCAGAAGCTCGTCCCTTTACTACCACTTTAAATGCCTTAGAGCAGGAGATGTTTTTACGCATTTCTTTAGAAATCCCTCTTAAGAAATTAATCATTGGGGGAATGGATCGTGTATTTGAAATAGGAAAAGTTTTTCGCAATGAAGGGATTGATCGCAATCACAACCCTGAATTTACTTTACTAGAAGCTTATGCGGCTTACTGGGACTACAAAGATATGATGAGTCTTGTTGAAAACCTATTTGAAAAACTAGCTATAGAATTACATGGAACTACAAAAGTCCTAGCTACTCTGCCAGATTCAAAAGAACAGATAACGATTGATTTTAAAGCCCCCTGGCCGAGAATGAAAATGAAAGAAAGCCTTTCTCATTATGCGCAGATAGATGTTGAAAAGCTTTCAGAGAATGAAATGAGGAGCATGCTACTTGAGAGTGGACATGTAGATCCAAAAAAACTTGCTAATATGTCTAAAGGTTTACTTATCGCCGCACTATTTGCTGTACATGTTGAACCTCATCTGATCCAGCCCCATCACATCATCGACCACCCTATTGAAACCACCCCCTTATGTAAATTACATCGTGAGGCTACAGAGCGGGCAAATGGTATGGTCGAGCGTTTTGAAAGTTTTGTGCTGGGGCAAGAAATTTGCAATGCCTACAGCGAACTTAATGATCCAGAGTTACAAAGAAGCTTACTTGAACAGCAGTCCCAGCGTCGTGAAGCTGGTGATGAAGAAGCTTCTCCTTTAGATGAAGAATTCATTGAAGCTATTTGCCAAGGAATGCCTCCTACAGGGGGTGTAGGCATTGGCATAGATCGTCTCGTCATGCTGATGACCCATTCTCATTCCATAAGGGATGTATTATTTTTCCCCTGGATGAAACCACAAGAATAA
- the cysS gene encoding cysteine--tRNA ligase, protein MEQAEKSKNSLKFFNTEKRTKEIFKPFDDRMVRMYTCGPTVYNFAHIGNFRTYIFEDVLRRTLKFFGYKVMQVMNLTDVDDKTIKGAIAHNITLQEYTKPYIQAFFEDLKSLNIEPAEHYPAATDYLEDMIQMIQTLLHKGVAYRGGDGSIYYAIGKFPRYGCLSHLKLEELQSGASERLTADEYDKESASDFVLWKHYNPERDGKIFWESPFGPGRPGWHLECSAMAIKILGESIDIHCGGVDNIFPHHENEIAQSEAYSDKIFVKYWMHAEHLVVENKKMSKSLGNFYTLRDLLEKGFTGPQVRYMLLQTHYKTQLNFTFSGLESVKAALQRLNDFIQRLLTYNKGNEKGLVGPLVQKAYHAFSHALTDDLNISVALAAVFELVREVNAISDTQNMSVTEAQEVLQAMREFDSVLGVLNFEKVNEDIPDELQQALLNRTKARENKDWAQADALRDFIVSKGYLIDDTPEGARLKKIENI, encoded by the coding sequence ATAGAGCAAGCCGAGAAAAGCAAAAATTCACTCAAATTCTTTAATACTGAAAAACGAACTAAAGAAATATTTAAACCTTTTGACGATCGAATGGTCCGTATGTATACATGCGGCCCGACAGTTTATAATTTTGCTCATATTGGCAATTTTAGAACCTATATTTTTGAGGACGTGTTAAGACGTACTTTAAAATTTTTCGGCTATAAAGTGATGCAAGTCATGAATCTTACAGATGTAGACGATAAAACTATCAAAGGTGCTATTGCTCACAATATAACCTTACAAGAGTACACAAAGCCTTATATTCAAGCATTTTTTGAAGATTTAAAAAGCCTTAATATTGAACCTGCTGAACACTATCCTGCGGCTACCGATTATTTGGAAGACATGATCCAAATGATACAAACTTTATTACATAAAGGAGTTGCTTATAGAGGAGGCGATGGAAGTATTTATTATGCTATCGGCAAGTTTCCTCGCTATGGATGTTTATCCCATCTCAAATTAGAGGAATTGCAATCAGGAGCCTCGGAGCGCCTCACAGCAGATGAATATGACAAGGAAAGCGCCTCAGATTTTGTTCTCTGGAAGCATTATAATCCCGAGCGAGATGGAAAAATTTTTTGGGAAAGTCCTTTTGGGCCTGGACGTCCAGGTTGGCATCTAGAGTGTTCTGCTATGGCAATAAAAATTTTAGGAGAAAGTATCGATATTCACTGTGGAGGGGTAGACAATATATTTCCTCATCATGAAAATGAAATAGCTCAATCCGAAGCTTATAGCGATAAAATATTTGTTAAATACTGGATGCATGCAGAACATTTAGTGGTAGAGAATAAAAAGATGTCAAAAAGCCTAGGGAATTTTTATACCTTACGAGATCTTTTAGAAAAAGGCTTCACAGGACCACAAGTGCGTTACATGCTCCTGCAAACGCATTATAAGACTCAACTTAATTTTACTTTTTCTGGTTTAGAAAGTGTTAAAGCTGCTTTGCAAAGACTTAATGATTTTATTCAAAGGCTTCTAACTTATAATAAAGGTAACGAAAAGGGTTTAGTTGGACCTCTTGTGCAGAAAGCCTACCATGCATTTAGCCATGCTTTAACCGATGACTTAAATATCTCTGTAGCTTTAGCTGCTGTTTTCGAATTGGTTAGAGAAGTAAATGCCATTAGCGATACCCAAAATATGAGCGTTACCGAAGCTCAGGAGGTCTTACAGGCTATGCGCGAATTTGACTCTGTTTTAGGGGTGCTTAACTTCGAAAAAGTTAATGAAGATATTCCGGATGAGTTACAGCAGGCCCTGCTTAATCGTACAAAAGCTCGAGAAAATAAAGACTGGGCACAAGCAGATGCTTTAAGGGATTTTATTGTAAGCAAAGGTTATCTTATTGACGATACCCCAGAGGGTGCCCGTTTAAAAAAAATTGAAAATATATAA
- a CDS encoding outer membrane protein: MKKFVLLTILFAAFLVPQCVKAVDMEGFYVGATGAANFLQHAKKHRGKYDTGYFGTVDLGYRWCNRFHLEAEVAYRYNKGKKRHHYHNGDLVANHRHRGHRDTWAAMVNVLYDFDMQWTMAPYVGVGIGYAHIKNERHYNYAGYAQHRYHKNDNQFAWHAIAGVAYPIYYNVDLAVEYRFFDTTTRRHERSNYNHDVGVNLKYYF; the protein is encoded by the coding sequence ATGAAAAAATTTGTTCTATTAACAATATTGTTTGCCGCTTTTCTCGTGCCGCAGTGCGTGAAAGCAGTAGACATGGAAGGCTTTTATGTAGGTGCAACTGGAGCAGCAAACTTTCTCCAACATGCTAAAAAACATAGAGGTAAATACGATACAGGCTATTTCGGCACTGTAGATCTGGGATACCGCTGGTGCAATCGCTTCCATTTAGAAGCTGAAGTTGCTTACAGATATAACAAGGGCAAAAAACGCCACCATTATCACAATGGTGACTTAGTAGCTAACCATCGTCATCGTGGACACCGCGATACATGGGCAGCAATGGTTAATGTCCTCTACGATTTCGACATGCAATGGACTATGGCTCCTTATGTTGGCGTTGGTATTGGTTATGCTCACATTAAAAATGAGCGTCATTATAACTATGCTGGTTATGCACAACATAGATACCATAAAAACGATAATCAGTTTGCATGGCACGCAATCGCTGGCGTTGCATACCCAATCTACTACAATGTGGATTTAGCTGTTGAATATCGTTTCTTTGATACGACAACTCGTCGTCATGAAAGAAGCAATTACAACCATGACGTTGGTGTAAACTTAAAATATTATTTCTAA
- a CDS encoding AMP-binding protein, whose protein sequence is MMKKFLFIITYYLLKCMLWFRYRIKIEGLENINSQTLKRPGGVLFLPSHPAIFVDPIAVSMAVIKKFPIRPMITDYMYYHPAINRFARLIDALPVPNFHTTTNSLKRKKNEEVFQAVIDGLNNKQNFLVYPAGKTKDTNLEIIGGASGAHKIIQGAPTLNVVLVRTKGLWGSSFSRAFTPGSSPLMFPTIIKGIKHVLKNLILFTPRREIIISFEVAPEDFPYKGTRIEINKYLESWYNQPDGLSKENNKAPGDTLVLVPYSIWNNKIPKIEDLKAPAEAVIPLDTIPNEVQELIINKLSEVADIEGKEIKSSMILSSDLGLDSLDMAELVVYLDEKFDVKGVTVTDLTTVNKLMGYAAKKITTRLITETHAKASAKWEVNGFRTRCYIAPGHTIPEAFFNVCSKRGKQPACSDDRTGILTYSQMKLRAILLAEYIRKLPGEYIGILLPSSAGTAILILAVQLAGKVPLMINWTVGSRHLESVVSLSKIEVVLTSWTFLDRLENVELKGIEEKLLMLEDVRPHLGIKQKLKALWRSKQSNNKIFKKLGFSNNPENVAVLLFTSGTESMPKGVPLKHANILSNLRASLNDVEIFSDDVFLAMLPPFHSFGFTVSSLLGVLSGFRTTFYPNPTDGKGLASAFERWGATLICGAPTFIKGMLKVAKAENLKKMRLCVTGAEKAPLDLFQQIEKIGKKNHLLEGYGITECSPVLTINRPNQPHKGVGQPLSNVELMIVHPETLEILPPDTQGLILARGPNVFSGYLNPGVSNPFVMVDGKEWYKTGDLGFLDANNALTISGRMKRFVKIGGEMISLASVENVLLHVKEEKGWDAVENEGPLLAMCANEVDGEKTKLYLFTRFEATVDEVNKILKEGGFSNLVKVNAVYKLDSIPIMGTGKVNYRLLENQYLNKA, encoded by the coding sequence ATGATGAAAAAATTTTTGTTTATTATTACCTATTATTTATTGAAGTGCATGCTATGGTTTAGATATCGCATCAAAATAGAAGGGCTCGAAAACATCAATTCCCAAACTCTAAAAAGGCCAGGAGGGGTTTTATTTCTTCCCAGCCATCCTGCCATTTTTGTTGATCCAATAGCTGTTTCTATGGCTGTAATAAAAAAATTTCCTATTCGCCCCATGATTACAGACTATATGTATTATCATCCGGCGATTAATAGGTTTGCTCGTCTTATAGACGCTTTGCCAGTGCCCAATTTTCATACTACCACTAACAGCTTAAAGCGCAAGAAAAATGAAGAGGTTTTTCAGGCTGTGATAGACGGCCTTAATAACAAGCAAAATTTTCTTGTTTACCCGGCGGGTAAGACCAAGGACACTAATCTCGAGATCATTGGAGGGGCTTCAGGGGCTCATAAAATCATACAAGGAGCTCCTACTCTAAATGTCGTACTGGTTAGAACAAAAGGATTATGGGGTAGTAGCTTTTCAAGAGCTTTTACACCCGGTTCATCTCCTCTTATGTTTCCTACAATTATAAAGGGAATCAAGCATGTCCTCAAAAATTTAATTTTATTTACACCTCGACGAGAGATAATCATTTCTTTTGAGGTGGCACCTGAAGATTTCCCTTATAAAGGTACACGTATCGAAATAAATAAATATTTAGAATCTTGGTATAATCAGCCGGATGGCCTTTCTAAAGAAAATAATAAAGCTCCTGGTGATACACTAGTGCTTGTTCCTTATAGTATATGGAACAATAAAATTCCTAAAATTGAGGATCTAAAAGCTCCTGCTGAAGCCGTTATCCCTTTAGACACTATTCCTAATGAAGTGCAGGAGCTAATCATTAATAAGTTATCAGAAGTGGCTGATATAGAGGGAAAAGAGATAAAATCTTCCATGATCTTGTCTTCAGATTTAGGATTGGATTCGTTGGATATGGCTGAGTTGGTGGTTTATCTAGATGAAAAGTTTGACGTTAAAGGAGTAACTGTTACGGATTTAACCACTGTCAATAAACTCATGGGATATGCCGCAAAAAAAATCACTACTCGGCTTATAACAGAGACCCATGCAAAAGCCTCTGCTAAATGGGAGGTAAATGGATTTCGTACACGTTGTTACATTGCACCAGGTCATACTATCCCTGAAGCTTTTTTTAATGTATGTTCAAAAAGGGGTAAGCAACCCGCTTGCAGCGACGACCGTACAGGCATTCTAACATATTCTCAAATGAAGTTACGTGCTATCCTCCTTGCTGAATACATCCGAAAACTACCAGGCGAATATATTGGAATCCTTCTTCCCTCCTCTGCAGGTACTGCTATCCTTATACTGGCTGTACAGCTAGCCGGGAAAGTTCCTTTAATGATTAATTGGACAGTAGGTTCTCGTCATTTGGAATCCGTAGTTTCTCTTTCTAAGATTGAGGTGGTCCTAACTTCATGGACTTTTCTAGATCGTTTAGAGAATGTAGAGTTGAAGGGTATTGAAGAAAAACTTTTAATGCTTGAAGACGTACGCCCGCATTTAGGAATTAAGCAAAAGCTCAAGGCCTTATGGCGTTCAAAACAAAGCAATAATAAGATATTTAAAAAGCTAGGTTTTAGTAATAATCCCGAAAATGTAGCCGTTCTTCTATTTACGAGTGGTACGGAAAGCATGCCTAAAGGGGTTCCTTTAAAGCATGCCAATATTCTTTCTAATTTAAGAGCTTCTCTAAATGATGTAGAAATTTTTAGTGATGATGTATTTCTCGCCATGCTCCCTCCTTTTCATTCCTTTGGATTTACTGTGAGTAGTTTATTAGGAGTTCTTTCGGGCTTTAGAACCACCTTTTATCCCAATCCGACCGATGGAAAGGGGCTTGCCTCTGCTTTTGAAAGATGGGGAGCTACCCTTATTTGTGGGGCGCCTACTTTTATAAAAGGCATGCTAAAAGTGGCTAAAGCGGAAAACTTGAAGAAAATGCGTTTATGCGTAACGGGGGCAGAGAAAGCTCCTCTTGACTTATTTCAGCAAATAGAAAAAATAGGGAAAAAAAATCATCTTCTTGAAGGCTATGGAATTACGGAATGTTCCCCCGTACTAACTATTAATAGGCCTAACCAACCCCATAAAGGCGTAGGCCAGCCCCTAAGTAATGTAGAGCTAATGATTGTTCATCCTGAAACTCTCGAAATTCTTCCTCCCGATACCCAAGGATTAATTCTAGCACGAGGGCCAAATGTTTTTTCTGGGTATCTCAATCCAGGGGTGTCTAATCCTTTTGTAATGGTAGATGGTAAAGAGTGGTATAAGACTGGGGATTTAGGGTTTCTAGACGCTAACAATGCTTTAACGATTTCTGGGCGTATGAAGCGTTTTGTGAAGATAGGAGGCGAAATGATAAGTTTAGCTTCAGTTGAAAACGTGCTTTTACATGTGAAAGAGGAAAAGGGCTGGGATGCCGTAGAAAACGAGGGACCCTTACTAGCCATGTGCGCCAACGAAGTGGATGGAGAAAAAACCAAGCTTTATCTATTTACCCGTTTTGAGGCTACAGTCGATGAAGTGAACAAGATTTTAAAAGAAGGAGGATTTAGCAATTTAGTCAAGGTAAATGCGGTCTATAAGCTTGATTCTATTCCTATCATGGGTACAGGTAAGGTCAATTATCGGCTGTTAGAGAACCAATATTTGAATAAAGCATAA
- a CDS encoding biotin transporter BioY, whose translation MQLAIPSSFTLTDSWPCRLLISLAGSFLIALGAKVSLTLPFSPVPFTCQTLAVLFLGITLGSRQAAAATLLYLLEGTCGLPVFSPLIAQPLILIGPKAGYLLAMPLQAYLAGKASSQKSMQDNLVILTLACLLVLALGASILAIFVGGKNAIYMGLYPFLFSEVLKIFIAMGYLNSRKIQR comes from the coding sequence ATGCAGCTAGCCATACCCTCTAGTTTTACACTTACAGACTCCTGGCCCTGCAGGCTTTTGATAAGCTTAGCAGGCTCTTTTTTAATAGCGCTAGGTGCTAAGGTTAGTCTTACCCTCCCCTTTTCCCCCGTTCCATTTACCTGTCAAACTTTAGCCGTTCTTTTTCTAGGCATAACTTTAGGCTCTAGGCAAGCTGCTGCTGCCACTCTTCTTTACTTACTAGAAGGCACATGCGGATTACCAGTTTTTAGTCCCTTAATTGCTCAACCTCTTATTTTGATAGGCCCTAAAGCGGGCTATCTTTTGGCCATGCCTTTACAAGCTTATCTAGCAGGCAAAGCCTCTTCACAAAAATCTATGCAAGATAATTTAGTAATTCTTACTCTTGCATGTTTACTTGTTTTAGCCCTAGGGGCTAGTATTTTAGCAATTTTTGTAGGGGGAAAAAATGCAATTTACATGGGATTATATCCTTTTTTATTTAGTGAGGTTTTAAAAATATTTATAGCGATGGGTTATCTAAATTCTCGTAAAATTCAAAGATGA
- a CDS encoding MarR family transcriptional regulator: protein MSHKAHTADERFIICAYQALEALNDKEAPLNFYQVGEKAGITHKGVKAICKLLIQANFIKKISDEEIYLTQNGEQLALRLLDE from the coding sequence ATGTCCCATAAAGCTCATACAGCCGATGAAAGATTTATTATATGCGCCTATCAAGCTCTTGAAGCTTTAAATGATAAAGAAGCCCCTTTAAATTTCTATCAAGTGGGTGAAAAAGCAGGAATTACGCATAAAGGAGTTAAAGCTATTTGCAAATTGCTTATACAAGCAAACTTTATAAAAAAAATTTCTGATGAAGAAATTTATCTTACCCAAAATGGAGAGCAGCTTGCTTTACGGTTGTTAGATGAATAA